aattttatcattggaaacattgaggacaatgttagatttaagtttgggggtatgggaaaatcttttagttgcaataataaactccagagcctagaaatttatgcgtattcaggatggcactaactaatctaagtggatggaaacatcttggttgtaggagttgaggaaccaatctgattagatggaaacatctatagagtctattcataaaagcatagagctcagatgttagaaataacatgatagttgcaccatatctcgttgagtccttttcacttctattttcattttgtttttaaactatttttctctaagtgataggtggggcccacgattcaagttgttaccaatgctagggtgaattagagtgattgagataccatgaagaaaaaaaaaagaagaaaaaaaaatggtagttaccaaaaagttgagaaaaaataaaaaaaaataaaaaatattgagactagaccatttgaccaaaaggaataaattcaataaagtcgaccactggtgcccttgtatatgccagttgtgttgaactagagttaggttatcgaccactggtacccttgtatatgccagtgtgttgatattagtcagactagtgtctcaatccattaggataggttcattttggcggaggccttcagacagatatgggaaacgccgttcacttagtaaacatcaaaaccatctatgtttgtCTATATTCAtctcttaatatttccatgtgattagtttgactccgaatatgatgtccatagtgcaactatctgagtagatctctgtcacttatatatgaattttagtatgcttgagtgcaaactcgtgttcatcaattggaatttcacatcagggtacttcctcttgtagtcaataagtatgccaaccaaggagattctttagtgccttacaaggttcgttgtagatagctagggtatggagtataaaGGCTTTGtgagtacacctctggtaaaccctccggagacaacactccgccactagggccacctagtggtttaacggcttgctgcacgtgctaagtgtagtcattttactttctagattagatttgctcgaggactagcaaataataagtttgggggtatttgatagacacatttttgtgtctaatttgtcctcaatgtccgtattgttggaactctatttttgtactaatattgtgtttttatgtatttttaggaaataaacatttttggaaaattcggctcgaaaagttgattttggcacccccggaggacaagtgttattcggactctcgcttttggataaggggtaacctaattactaagggacacccccaggtcacccccaaagaagctgctattcgcaccccagttctggttagggggaggacatcttcttcccaaattcaaaaaccaaaaattggcgggaaaaattgttcttgaagtgtcgtgactagggttgagtatttgaaggtgttccagtgagattcaatggcccaaattaaacgggtttgttcctagggcctagatagagctggtatgggtgttggattcggtcaaaattggttagataaccggtggttatcaaatcagggaagatattctaaaataggaaaaatattctattcttggaattcttggatggaagagacgtgcatgggttgattctattggctaGAAACAATCCATACAgatcaaggatgacgcgtgagaagagataaaacagggaacaatccgtaacaaatcagagaattaaagaaaaaaaatatcggaaatattttcattcactgccgagtaatgggaagattttttggattaatgagaagttattcttggtccataGGTGTATaagtataactcttgggttagcatagagggttgtcgagagtttggggtcgagaggaggtctagagaagcagaaatcaagagttgatgaaactctgttgctgctgctgctgatgatgaagaacaccaagaacacgaagaacggacctgcaacaacagtcgtttttctacagtaataacgactcacacatgtgggtcgtacgtcaggcagtcttattttccacagcgtttgcgacacagcggcagcagtcttattttgtcactgagggtcgtaattctctggttttattgtatttctcatattctcatcatttgtaaaccatttttgagccataataaattattttaagagaatttttactatgatgagttaaaccccaacactgggacgacggaggaggccgagcttcatacatgggtaattttattaattctttttaagacttttgcattaaaaattaattgaaatatgatttgattaaattgggtgttatttgattagatgggtcacgcttagcttaggtgatttgatgttccatgcttaacatttacaatcaatgttttgagaatctactttggcaaaataagagtccatatatgttttgagcgattattgttgagaataaatcattgagccctatgttatgaagattggccgaatcattagtcccagtacctctctaccaatttttcaatatttttgtatataatttttataaatctaaaaatccttcaccttcacaagtcttacagttcgaaccttcattactacaacccccattaaatctttaatcattttggcgccgccgacgcggatttgtgtttaggtagaatttttaggtttttattattttttttactattatttgttcctttttaagtttctttttgtgtctttgatttacaggttcgaagtggaatactaaggacttgggaacaaaaagcttaaagctaaaagctaaaagagaagaaaaaaagacataattttttttttaggatttgtaaataggctttatctttcataatttttgtaatttttggactttttatttggactttattctggacaattggactttattctttttttaaccctacggaagggtattattattaaaaaaaaattatataaactgtgtgcagggaaggacgacgattactatatcgtctcggcccctcgggttcgtacacgggataggagtcgtggcccgagtcgatgacaacggttcatcccccttctggtacgggaggtaagtccaatcgaaacactcgcgaatcccctgcaagcgagttactgtatgccttaaggtgataattgtttgaggatgaaccagactgtctttattttcctagtaaagggcaaggcctggcctaaacaagataagggttcggatttcatcaccgttcccttcttgcccgttttaggaaaacaaaacctaacgcgaactcaatctttaaaatctgattagaaagagacctatagggtatcgagcttgttaggaaaaaatttcgaaggatattggttaccttttaagcaacttcaaagttcatggtgacttctgggagttgaaacaagccgccttgtaacgccggtgaggccttgggtatcaaatctccattgagcttcccttgcctcagtttcatctcacattagatCGAATTGATCTAGAGGGGtttctcaaactgtaacgaattccccttcgggagatagaagctggtctagaaacaatctaagtggagccatcatgctttttgtttgctagaaatctttaggtttgatttggtggagtcgagtcggccttgtttgtgattgtatagaatccctctgtagtttatatttcttcggtgatgaatccttttgaggagacgccacctgcgatgacgttgcgagaatatatgtctagaaattctcgttatcaagagacgtcttcggaaatgactcttggtgaatatatgcgtgggaagcgatatatggatactccaacttttattgaggaatcacctctaatgatctatgagaaatattataaacatagaccatgtagttgggaacaaatcttgagaattcgtgaatatcaaaaattatattgtgatgatgatgaggaggaggatggtgatgatgattataatgatatttctagttcaaatccaaataattttaataattatttacctattcaaaaggacgaggatttgagtAGAAATACCcccattttagacgatgattacgaaaccgatgatggtttagaggaaccagtttatcttgagagtactgttttcgagtcaaacgatttagaaacaatagtcttagaagaactcgtagagattagcggggatgaacctgacttagaaaaatgaatcgcccactttcaggaatctgatgacctagaaattagggagattatgaccagtctacctagagacgccgaaaactctaagtttgggggtgattatcattctccatgttctttaactcttaaaaatatccctcacttgggacttgacatcaatgcctcacccatcttacgagactatcttcgtactcgttttccagaacctaatgatatccaacaagagtctcaactgttagaaacccatcctctggttgatgtggttaacccaggcaataataccaagattgattttgttttcccaccaaatagttttctaccaaatgtgggaacatatagatttcaaatgtgtcgaatattaagttgtgagactaaacctaaattctttaggaaattagaatcgacacatttgcttaaggatgaccactactctcattgtggtcaattatgtaagtcatatctgattgacttagaggatccacaattatttaggttattacttcgtgattctaagttcgtatttgagtttttccagactctaggacctagtaatttagatccaatctatgaggaaatgcatccaagaaaaatattttatttagaacctttcatagaacctgaacctgaaccacaactagatataaatatcttaatcaggaaactaggtaagggcacgctagtcttgttcattttcttggttcactgcaatttcctgttgtcatctctttttggttttaaagacccgcagttattccggctaatgttatacggttcgagttgactaaaccttttctaagtctggctgaagactttaaacttagcactttttgggaggtaacccaatctcatgcaacacagtaatatccttccttaactcttttgcttcaaatagtaaccgtttctccttgttcatgcttttaatttcatctttagaacattgaggacaatgttaaataataagtttgggggtatttcattttgttatagttttgaaagtggtagtaaaagttcgttgctcggagttgtaaagatttaaaaataaaaatatatacaaaaaatattaacactggttcgagaaactgggactaaagattcggccatctttcattttcaagtggttcaaaatttaattctaggcgattatagttcaaaacaaaacaagtattaactctattctttgccaaagtagattctataaaatattacttgtattttatgagcatggcgcatcaataatccctaagactaagcatgcttcatcaaataaaatcacaaataattaattaaaatcttaattcaattaaaattggtgcaaaaattaaataaagaattaatttaaattaccacatggatgaaacacggcctcctccgtcgtctcagtgcttggggtttaactcgtcatgtcaaaaacacgctcaaaatatttatttattgttcaaagggtgtttacaaggatgaaaatggagatgaaataataaaacagtgaatgtgcgacccacaaaaAGCGTCCAAAATCCACGACACAGTATAAGTGTTGTTGACGCAGTGACTCTAAGACCCACACCAACGACCCACGGATGTTAGTCaatttcactgttgaaaaacgaatgctgatgcaggtccgttcttcgtgttcttcatattcatcatcatcagcagcagcagaaaccgagtttgggaaaactcgaatttcttcttctctggctctcctcagccccccaaactctcgacagcctctctgtagcacattaggaacatatttatacgtaattgaaccattgaatctcctccattaactccaaataatcttcatttactcggccattgaagaaaaatatttcggaatattttcttccctgaattatctctatacgcgtctggagctgtaaatggtgagtatattttctttgtttatcttaaacacacttcagaatatagccaatccccatccaaacacgagcagcacacttccaactcatcaaaaccccgtgaaatattttccatgcacgcgtctgctctgatttcatctgatggattttccagccaaatttgatcgcatacaacacccatatccttcctgtctagcccaacagaagatacccaatgagtttcagccattgaatcgtcctgaaactccttcaaaaatcgattggcaaatatgccagtaaataaccaaattttcccgccaattttggaatttgaatttgggaagaaaactggcctccccctaatccagttctggtgtccctttagcaactggggctgaaatagtaatttttgggtggaaatagtaatttttctggtttcctccgggacatttctgggagtttccgggacatttctggggtgcctttagtacttttctccggggtgtaaatcatcactttttgagcaactctttccatacaagggtattttctccaaaaacacctaaacaaacataaaaacaccataatgagaacaaatgggtactaataaaatacataaaagagatcaaaatagacacataaatgcgtctatcaaatacccccaaacttattatttgctagtcctcgagcaaatttattctagaaaagtgaccgagttaatctcgggtgggtttatcagaggtgtacccacaaaaaccaatactccagaccctagctatctacgcagaaccttggaaagcactaaagaacctccttggttggcatacaaatattgactctaagaggaagaaccctgatgcgaaattccaattgatgtacacgagtttgcactcaagcatactaaaattcatataagtgacagagctctactaagatagtttcacgatggaaatcatactcggagtcatactaatcacatgaaaaaattaagaagatggaaaaagaaatatgtagatggttgaaaagcgaacggtgtttcccatatctgtctgaaggcctctgccaagatgaacctaacctaaatgactgagataccggtctgactaatattaacacactggcatatacaagggaaccagtggtcaataacttaaatctagatcaacaaactggcaaatacaagggaaccagcagttgactacacataacaataaccatttttttttaacggcataaatagatatttttgatccaagcgcatacttcttgtcagcagattacacgatagttcccacgggtcctgcattccacgcttgcttaggcgacggaaatagggagaacacacgcatattgctatccaagtgttaatacttattccgattggtctaactggtccagtcttttttttttttagtaatctcagaatattttattaagctcaattggtgtttacaatgaagagaaaatggagaaaagggtgaaaatcggtaaactgcaacgcttataagcattacagaacaccgttacaaagaacgataaaagagtgcTGCCAttgtctgcgtagctgactacgacccacagagaccggtcgttgtcactgttggggaacgactgtctttggccgtctgttcttcgtgttcttcctcttcatcaatggaagcagcagcagcagagaaaaatggtgattctccctctgcagccttctctcctatcctcccaactctcgacaccctttctccttgacctcagtgagctatttatacccaacaacatcgatatcttccatcataactccatataatcttctcttcaattctttgcagacgcgagaataatatttttgatttttttcctgtttaatcgaaatcgtgtttaccaaatactctcttggcttctgacgctctctcaatctttcctagcttagatatattcgaatcccatgagataacgcacgtatatcctccaacagaatccaatattttccaaaatattctcccgtgaaaacagctcccatgtttggactttgatcttctctcccggtcatttcagcccaacttcatcgctaaaatcacttgcattcggcctgtttagccttaacaggcttagccCAATGATTTCCAGTGatcgaatcttccaaaaacacgtccaagaatcgagtaaaatttcatgcaggcgtgattgatttctcccgccattttcaaattcaaatcgtgaaaaggtgtccccttagcaaacagtggtgtccccttaggaatttgggctgaaatagtaattcttgggttgaaatagtaatttttctggtttcctccgggacatttctgggatgtttccggtacatttctggggtgcctttagtacttttctccgggatgtaaatcatcactttttgagcaactctttccatacaagggtattttctccaaaaacacctaaacaaacataaaaacacaatattagtacaaaaatagagttccaacaatacaggcattgaggacaaattagacacaaaaatgtgtctatcaggttgtaaccagagtatccatCTAGGAAACAATAATGGTTGTGGCCAGCTAATAtttctagcatctggtcgatgaatggTAGAGGAAAGTGGTCTTTCCTAGTTGCTGAGTTCAGCTTACGGTAGTCTATACAAACTCTCCACCTGGTAGTAACAGGGGTATGGATCAATTCATTATTTTCATTTGCAACTACAGTAATCCCAGACTTCTTTGGGACAACCTGGACAGCACTGACCCATTTACTATCAGAGatggggtatatgatacccgcatctaaTAATTTGAGCACCTCAGTGCGGACAACTTCCTTCATATTAGGATTTAAACGTCTCTGCATTTCTCTTGAGGTTTTGGCACCTTCTTCTAGGTAGATGTGGTGCATACAATCAGCAGGACTAATTCCTTTCAAATCTTCTATAGTCCACCCTATTGCGGTCTTGTGCTCTTGGAGAACACTAACTAGTCTACTCTCCTGATCGGGCTCTAAGTCAGAGGCAATTATGGAAGGAAGAGTATTGTCATTACTAAGAAATATATATTTAAGTGTATCTGGTAGCGGCTTTAATTCAAGGGTGGGTTCCTTAACTGATGATGGGAGGGGCTTATCTATGGTCGGCGGAAGAGGTTATAGTTTACGCTTCCATTTCCCATATTTCATTACTGGCGCAAAGTCTAACAATGCATTAACTTCTTTAAAatgactatcctcatcatagtaggCTCCAAAGTGGGCCAAGCACGCCTCTAAAGGATCGCTAACAATATTAGTGGTAAAAGTATTCTCAACTAAAGAATCAATCATGCATATAGACTCATAGTGTTTAGGGTCCGGTGGGGCTTGTAACGCCTTAAAAGCGTTCACTGAGATTTTCTGAttcccaaaggaaaattctactaGGCCAGTTTGACAATGTATGACTGCATTTGCAGTGGCTAGAAACGAACGACCTAGGATGATTGGGATATTTATATCTTGACTAgagacaggttgagtgtctaaaatCACAAAGTCAACTGGATAGATAAAGTTTTCTACCTGAACCAAAACGTCTTCAATAATTCCACGTGGGATTTTGACTGACCTATCGGCTAACTGTAGTGTTATCCTAGTTGTTTTAATCTCACCTAGTCCAAGTTGTTCATATACCGAGAACGGTAAAAGATTCACACTAGCCCCAAGATCTAACAGAGAATTTTCTATCTTTTGGATACCTATAACACATGTGACTGTAGGACAACCAGGATCTTTAAATTTGACTAGGTACCTTTGTGAGATTATGGAACTAACTTGTTGGGTCAAAAATACCTTTTTATGGACACTCGCGTCTCTCTTGACAGTGCACATCTCTTTTAGGAACTTGGCCATAACAGGTACATGTtttattgcatctaataaaggcaGGTTGATCTTAACTTGCTTAAAAATGTCTAGGATTTCAGCATCTGTACTAGGCTTTTTCTTAAAGAGTCTCTGAGGAAATGGTGCGGGTGGTATGTACACTCTCTCAGGGATATCTTCCTCACTTGGACTCTTAGCACTCTCAGGCCCATTAAGGTCTTTAGACGTAGTTTGGTCAACCTCAGTCTCTTTTTCAGCTGGACTTTTGTACTTAGGTGGTTCTACCGAGTTCTATagagttttaccactcctaagggtgataACTGCTTTGACATGTTCATTGTGGTTAGAACTACCCGACCCATTAACCTGGTTAACTCCTTTCGGATTTGGAGTCGACTGGTTAGGAAATTTCTCGTTTTTCCTATCATTTAACCTATTTGACAGTTGACTTATCTGAGTCTCTATGTTGGTAATAGCTCGGTCACTGTTTTGTTGGTTACGTTGAACTTCATCGAACCTCTGTCCTAAAAGTTTAAAAGTTTGGGTAGTCTCGGCATTATTTTGGGCACTACCTTTAATAAAGAGTCTTAGAGTTTCTTCTAGAGAAGACACCTTTTGTTCAACTGGGCTCGGTTCTTGGACttgagtttggttcctatgaAAACCTGGTGGTGGGTTGCTAGATGGGCCACCCTGTTGGGCACCTTTAGACcacgaaaaattagggttatgtctccaaccagggttatacgTATTAGAATAGGGATCAAACTTGGGTCTACCCTCAAATTTAGAGTTCATACCACCATGTAGGGCACTAACCTGGTCACGAGTAGTTTCAGTTGAGTAAAACAGGGGGAACTGAGGTCCAGTATGACTTTGGTCACCATAAATGGTACATGGATAAGTTCTGGGCTCACTGTTACAGCTCATAGTCTGGGTAGACCTTTGGTTCATTTCTAAGGCCTCTAGATGCCTAAGGATATCAGACCCATTATCAACTCTATTGACCTGTGGATAGGGTTCCTAGTTATTTCGGGATCCCTCATTGAAGCCCATTGACGAGTCTTTTCAGCTAActcgatgaactcgtcaaaacattcatctggTTCTTGATGGGTAAATTATCCACCACtcattgtttctacctgcattcgggtttcactatcaaggccctcatataaGATTTGAGCCATGTGGGCTTTATCAAAGCCATGGTGCGGGCATTGGTATAACaattcattaaacctttctaTGTAATCATGTAGGCTTTCACCTATTTTCTtcttaaaggtttggatagactgccTAACAGCAGCAGTCTTGTGGTGTGGGTAGAACTTCTTAACAAAGGCCTCTACAAGGCCATTCCAGGTGGTGATTGTTTTAGAGGGAATCAAATGGTACCACTCATTGGATCTCTCTTCtagggaaaaagaaaacaaacgcaACCTAAGCACATCTTTTGTGAAGTTCGGATAATTCATTGTATCACAGatcatttcaaagtctcttatTTGGgtatacgggttttcattctctatTCCCCTAAATTTTCGAAGCATGCTAAATGTCCCAGGTTTAATATCAAAAACTTAACTGTAGTGGCAGGTAAAACAACCCCAGGTTCACGTGTCACTCTAAACGGGTTCAAACGGTCCCTAAGATTTTTGGTTGGTGGGACATCTTCGTCCTTTTCATTAACCATTTCGGAAAAAATAGAAGTATTACCTAGATCCGTGTAACGGTTCagactcaaattaaaaaggtCGTTTTTCTCAAGTCTATCTCCTACCCGTTTCCAACTTTGCATACAAACGCAAGAATACTAGTGAAGCAAGAAaatcgtgcacatgcaaatgcagggtttactaaattaggtaagcttgggctacctcagcaaaatatacttaaaggtacgaggctgaggcttgtggaatttcggctggtaactctcgtaaggcccaaggcacgggttcagcaTACTTTTCCACAGGTTTCCTAAATTCGGTAATTCTGACGATGCAATATGGTGTGTGCAAcgtgtattttttatttattttttttttcaaaaataaaataaaatatatatacacaaaaaggaaataaaacctaaaaaataataaaatttgggTCTTGTTACTTACCTCTTTTGGTAGGCAATTCCACAATATATATAGAATATTATCTgcacaataaaaacaagaaaaatacccaagtaaaatcaaagaaaataaaataaattgaacaaaaactaaaaagaaaaaaaagaaaaagaaaaatctaaaacctaacctaaaggcaagtccgcGACGGTGGCGTCAAAAGCAGTTGGAGGCAACgcatgaagatttggtttttacaaataaaaactgatgtagtttttacaagtggtaagaaagagattcgttgctcggacttttatgaagatttggtttttgattattaaaagaaaatactaagacaaactaattaaaattgatttttggtttatcaaggagagatgattctagggttttggattccactacttccaatATTTGTAAATTCAATAACAATTTCTTTGACAAAATACTCCTATTTTACTCAAAACAgtttcgaacccaatctcatgttTTGGAAGATATAACGCTACAAGCTCTTTTTTAATGACTCTCGTCTATATtctaaggcctaattttccttcgcttataaaagaacgGTATctaaactacccaaaacaattttcacgaagcatataaagaagagaaaaaatttaataaTTTAAAAAGCACAATATTGGagtatttttgtcaaaaaaaaagaattactaAAAATTACGCATCAAAAATAGCTgcttccaaaaccctagaaaagagatttagctactcatggatcgaaAATTGAAGAAAACTTGATTAATCATTATATTCAAAGAGATATAAATATGCTTACAATGATTTTTGGTCGCCAAAGGTATTCAGCCACGAAGCTGTTACAATAGCTCAGTTGTGAAAGATCTACTGCAACTAAAATAATGTACGATATTTTTCTTCTGCTGTTGAATATAAGACTGCCACTTGCCTGTAGAATTAGAACACCGAGCTTATTGGGCCATTAAACAGCTAAACTTTGACCTATCTACTGCTGGTGATCACCGTAGACTACAACTCAGTAAGTTAGAAGAAATTCGTAATGATGCTTACCAGAGTGCgaaaatttacaaggagaaaactaagatatttcatgataaatCGACTCTTCGAAAGACATTTGAACCAGGTCAGAAAGTTCTCCTTTACAATTCTCGTCTACATCTATTCCCTGGTAAATTGAGGTCCCGGTGGTCCggaccatactttgtcaaaattgtttttcctcatggtgcagttgaagttgaaaatcctAAGAACGGAGAAACTTTCAAGGTCAACGGTCAACGGTTGAAACCATTCATGGAGTTACCCAGTCATGCAATAGAAGAATCGGAGCTGAG
This genomic window from Papaver somniferum cultivar HN1 unplaced genomic scaffold, ASM357369v1 unplaced-scaffold_15, whole genome shotgun sequence contains:
- the LOC113335714 gene encoding uncharacterized protein LOC113335714 translates to MNQRSTQTMSCNSEPRTYPCTIYGDQSHTGPQFPLFYSTETTRDQVSALHGGMNSKFEGRPKFDPYSNTYNPGWRHNPNFSWSKGAQQGGPSSNPPPGFHRNQTQVQEPSPVEQKVSSLEETLRLFIKGSAQNNAETTQTFKLLGQRFDEVQRNQQNSDRAITNIETQISQLSNRLNDRKNEKFPNQSTPNPKGVNQNSVEPPKYKSPAEKETEVDQTTSKDLNGPESAKSPSEEDIPERVYIPPAPFPQRLFKKKPSTDAEILDIFKQVKINLPLLDAIKHVPVMAKFLKEMCTVKRDASVHKKVFLTQQVSSIISQRYLVKFKDPGCPTVTCVIGIQKIENSLLDLGASVNLLPFSVYEQLGLGEIKTTRITLQLADRSVKIPRGIIEDVLVQVENFIYPVDFVILDTQPVSSQDINIPIILGRSFLATANAVIHCQTGLVEFSFGNQKISVNAFKALQAPPDPKHYESICMIDSLVENTFTTNIVSDPLEACLAHFGAYYDEDSHFKEVNALLDFAPVMKYGKWKRKL